One genomic segment of Photobacterium sp. DA100 includes these proteins:
- a CDS encoding ROK family protein gives MYVAQPGHIDHIKRNNAGSVYKLIDLFGPISRIELSKRSQLAPASITKITRELIDAHLIKETAIQESSSRGRPAVGLVPANEGWQFLSIRLGRGYLTIALHELGGDILVEERQDIDVLHQDEVLKKLITEIHTFFANHVGELDRITAIAVSLPGLVNSDAGMVIQMPHYDVHNLELGPAIHEATGLPVFIGNDTRSWALAEKLFGNSRDVANSILVSIHHGVGAGIVLDNVVLQGRIGNVGELGHIQIKPYGKRCFCGNHGCLETVASVKAVIEQVDQRLREGHPSSLHGKTLTIERICEAAMAGDTLARQVIVELGHHLGQAIAIMVNLFNPEKVLIGGEFNRAKDILYPAIMDCVRSQSLPVYNRDLVIEQSSFYTQATMPGAALVKQAMYDGHLLMKLIEG, from the coding sequence ATGTATGTCGCTCAGCCAGGTCACATAGACCATATCAAAAGAAACAATGCCGGCAGCGTGTACAAGCTTATTGACTTGTTTGGGCCAATCTCCCGCATTGAGCTATCCAAACGTAGCCAGCTAGCCCCTGCGAGTATTACCAAAATTACCCGTGAGCTCATTGATGCCCACCTGATCAAAGAAACCGCGATTCAGGAATCTTCCAGCCGGGGCCGTCCTGCCGTTGGGTTGGTGCCTGCCAACGAGGGTTGGCAATTTCTGTCTATCCGACTGGGGCGGGGTTACCTAACCATCGCTTTGCACGAGCTGGGCGGGGATATCCTGGTGGAAGAGCGTCAGGATATCGATGTTCTGCACCAAGATGAAGTACTGAAAAAGCTGATCACCGAGATCCACACTTTCTTTGCCAATCATGTCGGTGAACTAGATAGGATCACGGCTATTGCCGTGTCACTGCCGGGATTGGTAAATTCCGATGCCGGTATGGTTATCCAGATGCCCCATTACGATGTACACAACCTGGAACTCGGGCCTGCAATCCATGAGGCAACTGGGCTGCCGGTATTTATCGGTAATGATACCCGCTCTTGGGCACTGGCCGAAAAACTGTTCGGTAACTCCCGCGATGTGGCTAATTCCATTTTGGTGTCTATCCACCACGGCGTCGGTGCCGGTATCGTGCTTGATAATGTTGTGCTGCAAGGGCGGATCGGTAACGTCGGTGAACTGGGCCATATCCAGATCAAACCCTACGGCAAACGCTGCTTCTGCGGCAACCACGGTTGCCTTGAAACGGTAGCCAGTGTGAAGGCTGTTATCGAGCAGGTTGATCAGAGGCTGCGGGAAGGCCATCCCTCGTCGCTTCATGGCAAGACGTTGACGATAGAGCGGATTTGTGAGGCGGCGATGGCTGGCGATACATTGGCCAGGCAGGTGATTGTTGAGCTGGGCCACCATTTGGGCCAAGCCATTGCAATCATGGTTAACCTGTTCAATCCCGAGAAGGTCTTGATCGGTGGTGAATTCAACCGTGCGAAAGATATTTTGTATCCGGCGATCATGGATTGTGTCCGCAGTCAGTCGCTACCGGTGTACAACCGGGATCTGGTCATTGAGCAGAGCTCTTTCTATACCCAGGCGACAATGCCGGGTGCTGCTCTGGTGAAGCAAGCAATGTATGATGGCCATTTGTTGATGAAACTGATTGAGGGTTGA
- a CDS encoding hydrogenase expression protein HypA: protein MRSYLGYTLLAISSLLLAACGDSGKPAEPVAGTPVPVSTTFTVSVDAPDGMVLAANQGFSLISPAYANAVKHLTEQNFAAVWLDDKGKIFESIDITRLEAKGDGNYVLDAGTRARINAVLLVDLDGVPEYTLGESLPTGLLMTPLAAERLAISLESSLTFYALAQRVVADESWGVFTDVFESGAQGAVALALEDINKIAIDIRDTLFPKIGIQGLTLKDLMSLTIVQTMTEGRLERFFTEQSAVAANVLAILNDGYWEISASEGNQGKAIFADTTSYDGNETTISEFSWDKSGSEDITLTEVFTYFSNSTSFGSDDIRSQVLTNQGWVGLFNYLKVQFSTDRSALLTDAALNTDAERGVTLEAKVYALSGKKMHDFLSSKQNHYLTRYIEDDMTFSDGASGFYFTWRPENETYLLCDNTNDKDTCRAYPYLAPDAGFTSLDDIKTPLFNVGITIDQVNGFKLSDNIVAEFIGDDFFTVRYWSRIAANEWTIQDTGVWAPTTVSGKPVIRFDVPDVIKQLADDYAFNGRNLFLIEDRGFVNIGEVLLERAEFHYSGFDNDAKAQIFAAATRDNLPPFGECVFGNTSLANEGLFLNAVTECGGDERFTTQSVSDLTDKTLVQISEEGEISAHILRSDNSWDHYRNTLKETSSRAWSFTEEGYLKLFGNTNIEDEFDFWALTSYEYQQNLLAIKVFSQQGQQAQITNLMAREYLPGTLAACLDGDSGWDQTTATPVVKESLANYNNQVQLCKQIWFGRNPIFTEALLVGQSGDNRDDKALTFASDNEEGQERYLKLSDTFQGEYFLGSYIDKSGCGFNFDIRWKIEDDGTLYYESVDESYPMNERIQITDTDGLKLAIKAFNHQGRWQTDESLNYGSDEGEIWSDIVTLIDASSVPNVVPTEPPPPVQEETPPSGETPPPEGETPPAEEEPAGPPAGTILNDGEVCAFDVTEEQAP from the coding sequence ATGCGCAGTTACCTGGGATATACCCTGCTGGCTATCAGTAGCCTGCTGCTTGCTGCCTGTGGAGACAGCGGTAAGCCCGCCGAGCCCGTTGCAGGCACGCCCGTGCCCGTTTCAACCACCTTCACGGTTTCTGTCGATGCACCCGACGGTATGGTTCTTGCCGCCAATCAAGGTTTCTCTTTGATCAGCCCAGCCTATGCCAATGCAGTTAAACATCTTACCGAACAGAATTTCGCGGCTGTCTGGCTGGACGACAAAGGGAAAATTTTTGAATCTATCGATATCACCCGGCTTGAGGCCAAAGGAGATGGCAACTATGTCCTAGATGCGGGCACCCGGGCGCGGATCAATGCCGTCTTGCTGGTTGATCTGGACGGAGTTCCCGAGTACACCCTGGGCGAGAGCCTGCCCACCGGTTTGCTTATGACACCGCTGGCCGCTGAGCGCCTAGCCATTTCTCTTGAGTCATCGCTCACCTTCTATGCCCTTGCCCAGCGTGTTGTCGCCGATGAAAGCTGGGGCGTCTTCACTGACGTTTTCGAATCCGGGGCACAGGGGGCGGTTGCTCTCGCCCTAGAAGACATCAACAAGATCGCCATCGATATCCGTGATACCCTTTTCCCGAAAATCGGTATTCAAGGACTAACGCTCAAAGATCTGATGAGCCTGACCATCGTTCAGACCATGACCGAAGGCCGGCTTGAGCGGTTCTTTACCGAACAGTCGGCTGTCGCCGCCAATGTGCTGGCCATCCTCAATGACGGTTATTGGGAAATCAGTGCGTCAGAGGGCAACCAAGGCAAGGCGATTTTTGCCGACACGACATCGTATGACGGCAACGAAACCACAATCAGTGAGTTCAGCTGGGATAAAAGCGGCAGTGAAGATATCACCCTGACGGAAGTTTTCACCTACTTCAGTAACTCTACCAGCTTTGGCTCCGACGACATCCGCTCGCAAGTGCTTACAAACCAAGGCTGGGTCGGTCTGTTTAATTATCTTAAAGTACAATTTTCAACTGACCGCAGTGCTTTGCTAACCGATGCCGCACTCAATACCGATGCGGAGAGAGGCGTTACCCTAGAAGCCAAAGTTTACGCCCTATCGGGTAAAAAAATGCATGACTTCCTTTCGAGTAAGCAGAACCATTACCTCACCCGTTATATTGAAGACGACATGACATTCAGTGACGGTGCCTCAGGCTTCTACTTCACCTGGCGGCCAGAAAATGAAACCTACCTGCTTTGCGACAACACCAATGATAAGGACACCTGCCGAGCCTATCCATACCTTGCTCCTGACGCCGGGTTTACTTCGCTTGACGATATCAAGACGCCATTGTTCAACGTGGGTATCACTATTGACCAGGTCAACGGATTCAAACTTAGCGACAATATTGTCGCCGAGTTCATCGGTGATGATTTCTTCACTGTCCGCTACTGGAGCCGCATTGCAGCCAACGAGTGGACAATCCAGGACACCGGGGTATGGGCACCGACCACGGTATCGGGCAAACCGGTGATCCGGTTCGATGTACCGGACGTCATCAAGCAACTTGCCGACGACTACGCGTTCAATGGCCGCAATCTCTTCCTCATCGAGGACCGGGGTTTCGTTAATATCGGCGAGGTATTGCTCGAGCGGGCTGAGTTCCATTATTCAGGCTTTGATAATGATGCCAAGGCGCAGATTTTTGCCGCGGCAACACGGGACAACTTGCCGCCCTTTGGAGAATGTGTCTTTGGCAATACCAGCCTCGCCAATGAAGGGCTGTTCCTTAATGCTGTGACCGAGTGTGGCGGTGACGAGCGTTTCACTACCCAGTCAGTCAGTGATCTTACCGACAAGACCTTGGTTCAGATCAGTGAAGAGGGCGAAATTTCCGCTCACATCCTCCGCAGTGACAACAGTTGGGATCACTATCGCAATACCCTCAAGGAAACAAGCTCCCGTGCATGGTCCTTCACTGAAGAGGGCTACCTGAAGCTGTTCGGCAACACCAACATTGAAGATGAATTCGATTTCTGGGCGTTGACCAGTTATGAATACCAGCAAAATCTGCTGGCGATAAAGGTCTTCAGCCAGCAGGGACAGCAAGCTCAAATCACCAACCTGATGGCCCGCGAGTATTTACCGGGCACCCTGGCCGCTTGCCTTGATGGTGATTCTGGCTGGGATCAAACCACGGCAACCCCGGTTGTCAAAGAAAGCCTCGCCAACTACAACAACCAGGTCCAGCTCTGCAAACAGATCTGGTTTGGCCGCAACCCGATCTTCACCGAAGCGCTGTTAGTGGGACAGAGTGGCGATAACCGCGATGATAAAGCCCTAACTTTCGCCAGCGACAATGAGGAAGGCCAAGAGCGCTACCTGAAGCTCAGCGACACCTTCCAAGGTGAGTACTTCCTCGGCAGTTATATCGACAAAAGCGGTTGCGGTTTCAACTTCGATATCCGCTGGAAGATTGAAGATGATGGCACGCTGTATTACGAGTCAGTTGACGAGTCGTACCCGATGAATGAGCGGATCCAAATCACCGATACCGATGGTTTGAAACTGGCCATCAAAGCCTTCAACCACCAGGGGCGCTGGCAAACGGATGAATCTTTGAACTACGGCAGCGATGAAGGCGAGATCTGGAGCGACATCGTCACCTTGATTGACGCCAGCTCAGTACCCAATGTGGTTCCGACTGAACCGCCACCACCGGTTCAAGAAGAGACGCCACCTTCTGGTGAGACACCGCCACCAGAAGGGGAAACACCTCCGGCGGAAGAGGAGCCCGCAGGGCCACCAGCCGGAACAATACTCAATGATGGTGAAGTCTGTGCCTTCGATGTCACGGAAGAACAAGCACCTTAG
- the bioA gene encoding adenosylmethionine--8-amino-7-oxononanoate transaminase → MQKTNNTVDLEFDQQHVWHPYTSTLNPLPCYPVVSANGVYLQLEDGREIIDGMSSWWSTIHGYNHPALTEAAKAQLDKMSHVMFGGITHQPAVELCRKLVAITPPPLQHVFLADSGSVAVEVALKMALQYWHARGEPRAKFLTVKHGYHGDTFAAMSVTDPDNSMHSLYKGFLPEHIFAQSPEGGFFEPWQESDIDDFRHQLEQQHRNVAAVIIEPIVQGAGGMRIYHPTFLKRVRQLCDEYGILLIADEIATGFGRTGKLFACEHAGISPDIMCVGKALTGGYMTLSATLTSSHVANTVCGGDAGCFMHGPTFMGNPLACAVANASLDILAQGNWLHQVKAIEKQLAESLPEIEALDKVKAVRWLGAIGVVELHEPVEMASIQETFVDSGVWIRPFGTLVYIMPPFIINQQQLSQLTSAIMLALK, encoded by the coding sequence GTGCAAAAAACAAACAATACGGTCGATTTGGAATTTGACCAGCAGCATGTCTGGCACCCCTATACCTCAACCCTGAACCCACTCCCGTGTTACCCGGTAGTCAGTGCCAACGGGGTCTATTTGCAACTTGAGGACGGCAGGGAAATCATTGATGGCATGTCGTCGTGGTGGTCGACGATCCATGGCTACAACCATCCGGCCTTAACCGAAGCGGCTAAAGCCCAGCTCGATAAAATGTCACATGTGATGTTCGGCGGCATTACCCATCAGCCCGCTGTCGAGCTCTGCCGCAAGCTGGTCGCTATCACACCGCCCCCCCTGCAGCATGTTTTTCTCGCCGACTCAGGTTCCGTCGCAGTGGAAGTGGCACTGAAAATGGCGCTGCAGTACTGGCATGCCAGAGGCGAGCCGCGGGCAAAATTTCTCACGGTCAAACATGGCTATCATGGCGACACCTTTGCCGCCATGTCGGTCACCGACCCCGACAACTCGATGCACAGCCTGTACAAGGGGTTCCTGCCTGAGCATATCTTCGCCCAGTCGCCGGAGGGAGGCTTCTTTGAGCCTTGGCAAGAGTCGGATATTGATGATTTCCGCCACCAGCTCGAGCAGCAGCACCGCAACGTTGCCGCAGTAATTATCGAGCCTATCGTGCAAGGAGCGGGGGGGATGCGTATCTATCACCCGACCTTCCTCAAGCGGGTGCGACAGCTGTGCGACGAATACGGTATTTTGCTCATTGCCGATGAGATAGCGACCGGTTTTGGCCGCACCGGAAAATTATTTGCCTGCGAACATGCCGGTATCAGTCCTGATATTATGTGTGTCGGCAAGGCGCTGACGGGGGGGTACATGACCCTTTCGGCCACCCTTACCAGCAGCCATGTCGCAAATACGGTATGTGGCGGAGATGCGGGGTGCTTTATGCACGGCCCGACCTTCATGGGCAATCCGCTGGCCTGTGCGGTCGCCAATGCGAGCTTGGATATCCTCGCCCAAGGCAATTGGCTGCATCAAGTAAAAGCCATTGAAAAACAATTAGCTGAGTCACTTCCTGAGATTGAAGCACTCGACAAGGTCAAAGCCGTTCGCTGGCTGGGGGCCATCGGCGTGGTCGAGCTCCATGAGCCCGTTGAGATGGCCAGTATTCAGGAAACTTTTGTAGACAGTGGGGTATGGATTCGCCCATTTGGCACACTTGTCTACATAATGCCTCCATTTATCATTAATCAACAACAACTTAGCCAGCTCACTTCCGCCATCATGTTAGCACTTAAGTAG
- the bioF gene encoding 8-amino-7-oxononanoate synthase — MHRFKQRIASALEDRQEQGLYRTLSCLGRGQNMSVQLREQSLLNFSSNDYLGLAQDPELVAAWQEGLSRYGAGSGASPLVTGFHSPHQYLQSQLAEWLGYDQALLFSSGFGANQALLFALLQKGDYLLQDKLNHASLVEAGMLSPATMRRFAHNDPASLSRLLSRMPDCSPKLVVTEGVFSMDGDLSPLGDIAGVCQQSGSMLVVDDAHGCGVLGESGRGSCDHAGIKPDILVVTFGKAFGLQGAAILCSQDVAEYLVQFARHFIYSTAMPPAQAHALSTACDMIQRQGWRRGKLVALGECLAGHLSPDVEMVSTPTPIKPLMVGSSERAVSFADKLRQRGLWVSAIRPPTVPANAARLRVTLTAAHKETEVRMLAQAINEVWHEE, encoded by the coding sequence ATGCATCGGTTTAAGCAACGGATCGCGTCGGCCCTTGAAGACAGACAGGAGCAAGGGCTTTATCGGACATTGAGCTGCCTGGGGCGCGGACAGAATATGTCAGTGCAGTTGCGGGAACAGTCATTGCTGAACTTTTCCAGCAACGACTATCTTGGTCTTGCGCAAGATCCAGAGCTAGTTGCCGCATGGCAGGAAGGGCTATCCCGTTATGGTGCCGGTAGCGGCGCCAGTCCGTTGGTGACAGGTTTTCACTCTCCGCATCAGTACTTGCAGTCGCAGCTTGCCGAATGGTTGGGCTACGATCAGGCGCTGTTGTTCAGCAGCGGTTTTGGTGCCAACCAAGCACTCTTGTTTGCCTTGCTGCAAAAGGGCGATTACCTGCTGCAAGACAAGCTCAATCACGCCTCGTTGGTTGAGGCGGGGATGCTGTCTCCGGCAACTATGCGGCGTTTTGCTCATAACGATCCCGCTTCATTATCCCGCCTGCTTTCGCGCATGCCCGATTGCTCCCCAAAGCTCGTTGTGACCGAGGGGGTTTTCAGCATGGACGGGGATCTTTCGCCGCTCGGTGATATAGCCGGTGTGTGCCAGCAGAGCGGCAGCATGTTGGTTGTCGATGATGCCCATGGCTGCGGGGTACTTGGTGAGTCTGGCCGCGGCAGCTGTGATCATGCCGGCATCAAGCCAGATATCCTGGTGGTGACCTTTGGCAAGGCATTTGGCCTGCAAGGGGCGGCGATACTGTGCAGTCAAGATGTTGCCGAATACCTGGTGCAGTTTGCCCGCCACTTTATTTATTCAACGGCAATGCCACCTGCGCAGGCCCATGCCCTGTCTACAGCATGTGACATGATCCAGCGACAAGGCTGGCGGCGGGGAAAACTGGTCGCGCTAGGGGAGTGTTTGGCTGGGCATTTGTCACCTGATGTTGAGATGGTGTCTACCCCAACTCCGATCAAGCCTTTGATGGTGGGTAGCAGTGAGCGGGCGGTTAGTTTCGCCGATAAGTTAAGACAGCGAGGGCTGTGGGTGAGTGCAATCCGCCCGCCGACGGTTCCCGCCAATGCCGCAAGGCTGCGGGTGACCCTGACGGCCGCTCATAAAGAAACGGAAGTACGCATGCTGGCGCAGGCAATCAACGAGGTATGGCATGAAGAATAA
- a CDS encoding LON peptidase substrate-binding domain-containing protein, whose translation MQLPLFPLQIYLLPGGISKLRIFEPRYTRLVKLAMGDGNGFGLCMKDEATLCHFGTRVIITDFEKLPDGLLGITIKGVEKFLINKHWQEEDGLRFGDVTPISNWTPSQIKFVDRDISNSLKALFDEYPEHAENYPLPDYNDMTWVCQRWLELLPLETNQKQWFMSRNDHRAALSFLHNVIDEQLKSDS comes from the coding sequence ATGCAATTACCACTATTTCCGTTACAGATATACCTGCTGCCAGGTGGGATAAGTAAACTGCGTATTTTCGAACCACGCTATACCCGTTTAGTCAAACTGGCTATGGGGGACGGTAACGGCTTCGGCCTCTGCATGAAAGATGAAGCCACGCTGTGCCATTTCGGTACCCGGGTAATCATCACGGATTTCGAAAAGCTCCCTGATGGGCTGCTGGGCATTACCATCAAAGGCGTTGAAAAATTCCTGATCAATAAACATTGGCAAGAAGAAGATGGCTTACGGTTTGGCGATGTCACCCCGATCTCTAATTGGACCCCAAGCCAAATCAAGTTTGTCGATCGAGATATTTCCAATAGCCTAAAAGCCCTGTTCGACGAATATCCCGAACATGCCGAGAATTATCCCCTCCCCGATTACAATGACATGACTTGGGTATGTCAGCGATGGCTGGAGCTGTTGCCCCTGGAAACCAACCAGAAGCAATGGTTCATGAGCCGCAATGATCACCGTGCAGCCCTCTCTTTTCTGCACAATGTCATTGACGAACAGCTGAAAAGTGACAGTTAA
- the bioB gene encoding biotin synthase BioB, which yields MEVRHDWTVEEVQALFDKPFMDLVFEAQQVHRQYHDPNKVQVSTLLSIKTGACPEDCKYCPQSAHYRTDVDRERLLEVERVLDAAHKAKTSGATRFCMGAAWKNPKERDMPYLLEMVRGVKSMGLETCMTLGMITGAQANELADAGLDYYNHNLDTSPEFYGNIITTRTYQDRLDTLSHVREAGMKICSGGIIGMGESSRDRAGLLVELANLPTHPESVPINMLVKVKGTPLESVDDVDPFDFIRIIAVARIIMPKSAVRLSAGREDMNEQMQALCFMAGANSVFYGCKLLTTPNPGEDKDMQLFAKLGINRQEQAAKPDEVQAQELLGQVAERVAARPSKDELFYDASV from the coding sequence GTGGAAGTACGTCACGACTGGACAGTCGAGGAAGTTCAAGCGCTATTTGACAAGCCATTTATGGATTTGGTGTTTGAGGCCCAGCAGGTACACCGCCAGTACCATGATCCCAATAAGGTACAGGTGAGCACCTTGCTTTCTATTAAAACAGGAGCCTGTCCGGAAGACTGCAAGTATTGCCCGCAAAGCGCGCACTACCGCACGGATGTGGATCGTGAGCGCCTGCTGGAAGTTGAGCGGGTGCTGGATGCGGCGCACAAGGCGAAGACCTCCGGCGCCACCCGTTTCTGTATGGGAGCGGCATGGAAAAACCCGAAAGAGCGCGATATGCCTTATCTGCTGGAGATGGTCCGCGGGGTGAAATCCATGGGGCTGGAAACCTGTATGACACTTGGCATGATCACTGGCGCGCAAGCCAATGAGCTGGCCGATGCTGGCTTGGACTACTACAACCACAACCTCGATACTTCACCGGAGTTCTACGGCAATATCATTACCACCCGTACTTACCAGGACCGCCTCGATACCCTGAGCCATGTCCGTGAGGCCGGCATGAAGATTTGCTCCGGTGGGATCATCGGCATGGGGGAAAGCTCTCGCGACCGAGCCGGATTGCTGGTTGAGTTGGCCAATCTGCCTACCCATCCGGAAAGTGTGCCTATCAATATGCTGGTTAAGGTAAAAGGGACCCCGTTGGAGTCTGTCGATGATGTCGATCCGTTCGACTTTATTCGTATTATCGCGGTAGCGCGGATCATCATGCCTAAATCGGCGGTGCGTCTATCGGCTGGCCGCGAAGATATGAATGAGCAAATGCAGGCGCTTTGCTTTATGGCCGGTGCCAACTCGGTGTTCTATGGTTGTAAGCTGCTGACCACGCCAAACCCGGGCGAAGATAAGGACATGCAGTTGTTCGCCAAACTGGGGATCAACCGCCAGGAGCAAGCAGCTAAGCCGGATGAAGTGCAGGCACAGGAGTTGTTGGGACAAGTGGCCGAGCGCGTTGCCGCACGACCAAGCAAGGATGAGCTGTTCTACGATGCATCGGTTTAA
- a CDS encoding methyl-accepting chemotaxis protein, with protein MRLTIANKLLLTLFSVFTIVLVTSLIYEAGQQKKLLESVISEQTLDKAGNYFDSLNMMMLTGTMSQKETLRQKVLSHSGIENVRVIRGPGITQFFGPGLDNQAAVDHFDQRALAGETIAETITTERGSKLLVALPMKARADYRGTNCLQCHIVPENEVLGVVRLEYDLAPLYQRINQQLLSAGSIMAAIAATGFLFTLFMIRRIIVNPLKRLSDYMRTTSKNKDLSQRLNDNRQDEIGELCNSYDQMLDNFSTSLEQVQHTSVSLSEQANHLISVSSQTNRAADSQRVETDDMFSAIDTMQHQQHDTEQRTTESAALSQHAAESASAGTQLASEAGESIQQLVKDIENVKLKIDHLNQQSLQVGSILDVIRNIAEQTNLLALNAAIEAARAGEQGRGFAVVADEVRSLATRTYQATGDIQTIIEALHSDCEASAEAIDTTCQTAYSKVDTIQELSAALAAMGDQIQVVNTHAVDIQQQSASQASLADGIRSKIDTISQHAADTATHAQASKEISVNLEHLAEQLERLLHQFTLSGNNKA; from the coding sequence ATGCGTCTTACAATCGCCAACAAACTGCTGCTTACCCTATTTTCAGTTTTCACTATCGTCTTGGTAACCAGCCTTATTTATGAAGCAGGACAGCAAAAGAAGTTGCTGGAGTCGGTGATCAGCGAACAAACGCTGGATAAAGCCGGCAACTACTTTGATAGCTTAAATATGATGATGCTGACCGGGACTATGTCGCAAAAGGAAACCCTGCGCCAGAAGGTTCTCTCCCACAGTGGAATTGAGAATGTCAGGGTGATCCGGGGCCCTGGCATTACTCAGTTTTTCGGCCCCGGGCTAGACAACCAGGCTGCCGTTGACCACTTCGACCAACGCGCGCTGGCCGGAGAAACCATTGCCGAGACCATAACCACCGAGCGTGGCAGCAAACTCTTGGTGGCGCTGCCGATGAAGGCCAGAGCCGACTACCGGGGAACTAACTGTTTACAATGTCATATCGTACCGGAAAATGAGGTGCTCGGTGTTGTGCGGCTGGAGTACGATTTAGCCCCCCTGTACCAGCGTATTAACCAGCAGTTGCTTTCGGCAGGAAGCATTATGGCCGCCATCGCCGCAACCGGCTTCCTCTTTACTCTATTCATGATCCGCCGGATCATCGTCAACCCGCTCAAGCGTCTCTCAGACTACATGCGAACCACCAGCAAGAATAAAGATCTCAGTCAGCGGCTCAATGACAACCGGCAAGATGAAATCGGAGAACTCTGCAACAGCTATGATCAAATGCTGGACAATTTCTCCACAAGCCTGGAGCAAGTACAGCATACGTCGGTATCGCTCAGCGAACAGGCCAACCACTTGATTTCGGTCTCCTCCCAGACCAATCGGGCAGCCGACAGCCAACGGGTCGAAACCGACGACATGTTCAGTGCCATCGATACCATGCAGCACCAGCAGCATGACACCGAGCAGCGCACCACCGAATCGGCAGCCTTGAGCCAGCATGCAGCCGAGTCGGCCAGTGCTGGCACCCAACTCGCTTCTGAAGCCGGCGAGAGTATCCAGCAACTGGTCAAGGACATCGAGAACGTCAAACTGAAGATTGACCACCTCAACCAGCAGAGTCTGCAGGTGGGCAGTATCCTTGATGTGATCCGCAACATTGCCGAGCAAACCAACTTGCTGGCACTCAACGCCGCCATCGAAGCGGCCAGGGCCGGTGAGCAAGGCCGTGGCTTTGCCGTCGTGGCCGATGAAGTCCGTAGTCTCGCCACCCGAACCTACCAGGCGACCGGCGATATCCAGACAATCATCGAAGCCCTGCACAGCGACTGCGAAGCGTCTGCCGAGGCTATCGATACCACCTGCCAAACCGCCTATTCCAAGGTCGATACCATCCAAGAGTTATCAGCCGCATTGGCAGCGATGGGCGATCAGATCCAGGTAGTCAATACCCATGCAGTCGATATTCAGCAGCAGAGTGCCAGCCAAGCTTCATTGGCCGACGGTATCCGGTCAAAAATCGACACGATCAGCCAACATGCCGCCGATACGGCTACCCATGCCCAAGCTTCGAAAGAAATTAGCGTAAATCTTGAGCACTTGGCAGAACAATTAGAGCGATTACTGCATCAATTTACCCT
- the queE gene encoding 7-carboxy-7-deazaguanine synthase QueE: protein MYKINEVFETIQGEGVFTGVPAIFVRLQICPVGCAWCDTKQTWSAEPQDHGSIEDVMAKTGDSPLWTELDAHGIVNLLAQQQYTAKHVVITGGEPCIYDLLPLTTALEQAGFNCQIETSGTSEVLATDNTWVTVSPKINMKAKLPVLASALERADEIKHPVGTQKDIEQLDELIAGKQLKANVNIALQPISQKPRATELCIETCIKRNWRLSIQTHKYLAIA, encoded by the coding sequence GTGTACAAAATTAACGAAGTCTTTGAAACAATCCAAGGTGAAGGTGTATTTACCGGTGTACCTGCCATTTTTGTCAGGCTCCAAATCTGCCCTGTGGGCTGTGCCTGGTGCGATACCAAACAAACTTGGAGTGCTGAACCTCAGGATCACGGCTCTATCGAAGACGTCATGGCAAAGACCGGTGACTCCCCGCTCTGGACCGAGCTAGATGCACACGGCATCGTTAATTTACTTGCCCAGCAGCAGTACACCGCCAAACACGTCGTGATCACCGGCGGCGAGCCTTGTATCTACGATTTGCTGCCGCTTACTACCGCTCTTGAGCAAGCGGGCTTTAACTGCCAGATCGAAACCAGTGGTACGTCTGAGGTGCTGGCAACGGATAACACCTGGGTCACGGTTTCACCCAAAATCAACATGAAGGCCAAGCTTCCTGTGCTTGCAAGTGCGCTGGAACGTGCCGATGAGATCAAGCATCCCGTCGGTACCCAAAAAGATATCGAACAGCTTGATGAGCTGATCGCGGGAAAACAGCTCAAGGCCAACGTCAATATCGCCCTGCAGCCAATCAGCCAAAAGCCGAGGGCGACCGAGCTGTGTATCGAAACCTGCATCAAGCGCAACTGGCGCCTGTCTATCCAGACCCACAAATACCTCGCTATCGCGTAG